A single genomic interval of Candidatus Methylomirabilota bacterium harbors:
- a CDS encoding AMP-binding protein, producing the protein MTLASLLERAVLRHPGADAVVDGDTRLSYAELGDGTAALARGLSRLGLGRGDRVLLVLKNRLEHVLAYWALQRLGGVPVPVNFRSTPGDLAYLLDDSQARVALFEAATAPSVREAARGLDVRLIAVDSQAAAGELTFAQLSDETAAARPPAPMDADLSLILYTSGTTGRPKGVPRTHRNHYAGTLAHVVQCGYEWGERTLGVMPLYHTMGIHALTSMVAVNGCFVCQADWAAAHALRLIEHERLSALYLIPTLFYDLVHAPELARTDVASVRKLAYAGAPMLAPLTEACLKAFRPRVFVNHYGSTEIYTFSVRPDVHLKPGCAGRPGLHSALRVVRASTERRVEPDEVVPAGEKGEIIARLDSPEAFAGYWNRPDADARALRRGWYFTGDMGYVDAEGELYVAGRVDDMIISGGENIHPVEVEEALARHPGVRDVAVVGEPDERWGERVVAFVVPAAPDLTPAALDEYCREGAGLARFKRPRRIVLVTDIPKTASGKILRRLLREGRYTEPSR; encoded by the coding sequence GTGACCCTGGCCAGCCTGCTCGAGCGCGCGGTGCTGCGACATCCGGGCGCTGACGCGGTCGTCGACGGGGACACACGGCTGAGTTACGCCGAGCTGGGCGACGGGACCGCTGCCCTGGCGCGAGGCCTGAGCCGGCTGGGCCTTGGCCGCGGCGACCGTGTGCTGCTCGTGCTCAAGAACCGCCTGGAGCATGTGCTCGCGTACTGGGCCTTGCAGCGCCTGGGGGGTGTGCCGGTCCCCGTCAACTTCCGGTCGACGCCGGGGGACCTCGCCTACCTGCTCGACGACTCGCAGGCCCGGGTGGCGCTGTTCGAGGCCGCCACGGCCCCGAGCGTGCGCGAGGCGGCCCGGGGCCTCGACGTCCGCCTGATCGCCGTGGATTCCCAGGCCGCGGCCGGCGAGCTCACCTTTGCCCAGCTCTCGGACGAGACGGCGGCGGCGCGGCCCCCGGCGCCCATGGACGCCGACCTCTCGCTGATCCTCTATACGTCCGGCACCACCGGTCGCCCCAAGGGCGTGCCGCGTACCCACCGCAATCACTACGCGGGGACGCTGGCCCACGTGGTCCAGTGCGGTTACGAGTGGGGGGAACGCACCCTGGGCGTGATGCCGCTCTATCACACGATGGGCATTCACGCGCTCACCAGCATGGTCGCCGTCAACGGCTGCTTCGTCTGTCAGGCGGACTGGGCCGCGGCTCACGCGTTACGGCTGATCGAGCACGAGCGGCTGAGCGCCCTCTATCTGATTCCCACGCTGTTCTACGATCTCGTGCACGCGCCGGAGCTGGCCCGGACCGACGTGGCCTCGGTGCGCAAGCTGGCCTATGCGGGCGCGCCGATGCTGGCGCCGCTGACGGAGGCGTGCCTGAAGGCGTTCCGGCCCCGTGTGTTCGTCAACCACTACGGCTCCACGGAGATCTACACGTTCTCCGTCCGGCCCGACGTGCACCTCAAGCCGGGCTGCGCGGGGCGCCCGGGTCTGCACTCCGCTCTGCGGGTGGTCCGCGCCAGCACGGAGCGCCGCGTGGAGCCCGACGAGGTGGTGCCGGCCGGCGAGAAGGGTGAGATCATCGCCCGCCTCGATTCTCCGGAGGCCTTCGCCGGGTACTGGAACCGTCCCGACGCCGACGCCCGAGCGCTGCGCCGCGGCTGGTACTTCACGGGCGACATGGGATACGTGGATGCCGAGGGCGAGCTCTACGTCGCCGGGCGGGTGGACGACATGATCATCAGCGGCGGGGAGAACATCCATCCCGTCGAGGTGGAGGAAGCCCTGGCCCGGCACCCTGGCGTCCGCGACGTGGCGGTGGTGGGCGAGCCCGACGAGCGGTGGGGCGAGCGCGTCGTGGCCTTCGTCGTCCCGGCCGCGCCCGATCTGACGCCGGCGGCGCTGGACGAGTATTGCCGGGAGGGCGCCGGGCTGGCCCGGTTCAAGCGCCCCCGGCGGATCGTGCTCGTGACCGACATCCCCAAGACGGCCTCGGGCAAGATCCTGCGCCGGCTGCTGCGCGAGGGCCGGTACACGGAGCCCTCCCGATGA
- a CDS encoding zinc-binding dehydrogenase, protein MKAAFFKEHGGADKIIYDDHRDPVPGPSETLVRVRACALNQVDMLLLDGRFPPPEGLPHINGCEVAGTLEAAAGGHPRGQRVVVFPGLSCGQCEFCLRGERTVCLRYGYLGAHKDGGYAELVKVPTANVLPLPDGLSFEAGAALPLAMLTAWHALVVKAALRPGQTVLVQAAGSGVGSAAIQIARLAGARVITTVGSDDKIEFARGLGAEHVVNYRRQDFVEEVRRWTAKRGVDVVVEHIGGETFERSTYALTRLGTLVSIGSHDTHWGRLDLRHVYSKNLTIVGTNLGTILELRTILDHVVAGRLRPVIDRTFPLADAPAAVQYVLDRKNKGKVILVP, encoded by the coding sequence ATGAAAGCGGCCTTCTTCAAGGAGCACGGCGGCGCCGACAAGATCATCTACGACGACCATCGCGATCCCGTCCCCGGCCCCAGCGAGACGCTCGTGCGGGTCCGGGCCTGCGCGCTGAACCAGGTCGACATGCTGCTGCTCGACGGCCGTTTCCCGCCGCCCGAGGGCCTGCCGCACATCAACGGCTGCGAGGTCGCCGGTACGCTGGAGGCCGCGGCCGGGGGGCATCCTCGGGGCCAGCGGGTCGTCGTCTTCCCCGGCTTGTCCTGCGGCCAGTGCGAGTTCTGTCTGCGCGGGGAACGAACGGTGTGCCTGCGCTACGGCTATCTCGGCGCCCACAAGGACGGCGGCTACGCCGAACTGGTGAAAGTGCCGACGGCCAACGTCCTGCCGCTGCCCGACGGGCTCTCCTTCGAAGCCGGCGCTGCATTGCCGCTGGCCATGCTCACCGCGTGGCATGCGCTGGTGGTGAAGGCGGCCCTCCGGCCCGGACAGACCGTGCTGGTCCAGGCCGCCGGCAGCGGAGTCGGCAGCGCGGCCATCCAGATCGCCCGTCTGGCCGGGGCCCGTGTGATCACCACGGTGGGCAGCGACGACAAGATCGAGTTCGCCCGCGGGCTGGGCGCCGAGCACGTGGTGAACTACCGGCGGCAGGACTTCGTCGAGGAGGTTCGGCGCTGGACGGCCAAGCGGGGCGTGGACGTGGTCGTGGAGCACATCGGCGGCGAGACCTTCGAGCGATCCACGTACGCCCTCACCCGGCTCGGCACGCTGGTCTCCATCGGCTCTCACGACACGCACTGGGGTCGGCTCGACCTGCGCCACGTCTACTCCAAGAACCTCACGATCGTGGGGACGAACCTGGGCACCATCCTCGAGCTGCGCACGATCCTGGATCACGTCGTGGCCGGGCGGCTCCGGCCGGTGATCGACCGTACTTTCCCGCTCGCCGACGCCCCGGCCGCGGTGCAGTACGTGCTGGACCGCAAGAACAAGGGCAAGGTCATCCTCGTCCCGTGA
- a CDS encoding carbon monoxide dehydrogenase subunit G yields MKIEGAHDVPAPRAKVWDAFLDPEQLRQAIPGCEKLEAIGNDEFKATMKIGVAAVKGTFEGKVKITDKAPPNSYRMMVEGSGGPGFVRGETLISLSDIENGTRVSYNADVQVGGLIAGVGQRMLGGVSKMLADQFFSRMSQLLQAGS; encoded by the coding sequence ATGAAGATCGAAGGTGCACACGACGTGCCTGCGCCGCGCGCGAAGGTGTGGGATGCGTTCTTGGATCCCGAGCAGCTGCGCCAGGCGATCCCGGGGTGCGAGAAGCTCGAGGCGATCGGCAACGACGAGTTCAAGGCGACCATGAAGATCGGCGTCGCTGCGGTGAAGGGCACCTTCGAAGGCAAGGTGAAGATCACCGACAAAGCGCCGCCCAACTCGTACCGGATGATGGTCGAGGGCAGCGGCGGTCCCGGGTTCGTGCGCGGCGAGACGCTGATCTCCCTCAGCGACATCGAGAACGGCACGCGCGTCAGCTACAACGCCGACGTCCAGGTGGGGGGCCTCATCGCCGGCGTCGGCCAGCGGATGCTGGGCGGCGTGTCCAAGATGCTGGCCGACCAGTTTTTCAGTCGTATGAGCCAACTCCTCCAGGCCGGTTCATGA
- a CDS encoding Clp1/GlmU family protein encodes MVVVVPAEWREAVRRAARAGVTMVVGESDTGKTTLVTTIANSLRARRLGVAVIDADLGQSEIGPPTTIGLGRVRRRLGRLADADVVALYFVGVTSPARHLLRVIVGTRRMLDRARRGQFRRIVIDTSGLISGPLGRALKQAKIEVTDPDLVICLERAGECGHIVAAYAGATRPVVMRVPAGSAARPRSQEDRRRHRKRRLDDYFAPARRITLSLTRVCVTDSGGAVVVPGPNTSLAEGTLIGLLDTTRATLGLGIVRGIDAGALHVDTPISEARVAAVVIGRESYPA; translated from the coding sequence TTGGTCGTCGTCGTCCCTGCCGAATGGCGCGAGGCCGTCCGGCGCGCGGCCAGGGCCGGGGTGACGATGGTCGTCGGCGAGAGCGACACCGGCAAGACGACGCTCGTCACCACGATCGCCAACAGCCTTCGCGCCCGCCGCCTGGGCGTTGCCGTCATCGATGCCGACCTCGGCCAGTCGGAGATCGGACCGCCGACGACGATCGGTCTGGGTCGCGTCCGTCGCCGGCTCGGCCGCCTGGCCGACGCCGACGTCGTGGCCCTGTACTTCGTCGGCGTGACCTCGCCGGCCCGTCATCTGCTGCGCGTGATCGTCGGCACGCGGCGCATGCTCGACCGCGCGCGACGCGGACAGTTCAGGCGCATCGTCATCGACACCAGTGGGCTGATCAGCGGTCCGCTCGGGCGCGCGCTCAAGCAGGCCAAGATCGAAGTGACCGACCCCGACCTCGTCATCTGCCTGGAGCGCGCCGGGGAGTGTGGCCACATCGTCGCCGCCTACGCGGGCGCGACGCGGCCGGTCGTGATGCGTGTGCCGGCGGGGTCGGCCGCGCGCCCCCGCAGCCAGGAGGACCGCCGTCGCCACCGGAAACGGCGGCTCGACGACTACTTCGCCCCGGCGCGCCGGATCACGCTGTCGTTGACCCGCGTGTGCGTGACGGACTCGGGTGGCGCGGTGGTGGTGCCGGGCCCCAACACTTCGCTGGCGGAGGGGACGCTGATCGGGTTGCTCGATACGACGCGGGCGACCCTCGGCCTCGGGATCGTGCGCGGAATCGACGCCGGGGCGCTGCACGTCGACACGCCGATCTCCGAGGCCAGGGTCGCCGCGGTAGTGATCGGCAGGGAGTCCTACCCCGCCTGA
- a CDS encoding pyridoxal phosphate-dependent aminotransferase yields MLAERIKTLAPSSTLAVQARAKALRAQGIDVISFGAGEPDFDTPPRIKEAAIEAMRSGQTKYTEVGGIPELKAAVCAKFKRDNGLDYDPDHILVSVGAKHTLFNAAVALLNPGDEVLVPRPYWVSYPEQIALIGAVAVPVPTDEDAGFDLEPARLAAALTPRTKAVILNSPNNPTGAVFSRPALEAVARLAVEHRLWVISDECYESLTFEGRHASIAQLGPEIKARSLVVNTCSKAYAMTGWRIGYAAGPRELIRAMTNVQSQVTSNPASIAQWAAVEALTGPQDDVARMAAEFDRRRRIIIAGLNALPGVRCVMPKGAFYAFPNVAGLLGRRTAADKGLASSLDVAEFLLEQGRVAVVPGLDFGSDAHIRLSYATSAELIREGLARMDRALRTLE; encoded by the coding sequence GTGCTCGCCGAGCGCATCAAGACGCTGGCCCCGTCGTCGACGCTCGCCGTCCAGGCCCGGGCCAAAGCGCTGCGCGCGCAGGGCATCGACGTCATCTCCTTCGGCGCCGGCGAGCCCGACTTCGACACGCCGCCGCGCATCAAAGAGGCCGCCATCGAGGCCATGCGGAGCGGGCAGACCAAGTACACGGAGGTCGGCGGCATCCCGGAGTTGAAGGCCGCGGTGTGCGCGAAGTTCAAACGAGACAACGGGCTGGACTACGATCCCGACCACATCCTCGTCTCGGTCGGGGCCAAGCACACCCTGTTCAACGCCGCCGTGGCCCTGCTCAATCCCGGTGACGAGGTGCTGGTGCCGCGGCCCTACTGGGTGTCCTACCCCGAGCAGATTGCGCTGATCGGGGCGGTGGCCGTGCCCGTGCCCACCGACGAGGACGCGGGCTTCGACCTCGAGCCCGCCCGCCTGGCCGCCGCCCTGACGCCTCGCACGAAGGCGGTCATCCTGAACAGCCCGAACAACCCGACGGGCGCCGTCTTCTCTCGCCCGGCGCTGGAGGCCGTTGCGCGGCTGGCCGTCGAGCACCGACTCTGGGTGATCTCCGACGAGTGCTACGAGAGCCTCACCTTCGAGGGACGCCACGCCTCCATCGCCCAGCTGGGGCCGGAGATCAAGGCCCGCTCCCTGGTGGTCAACACCTGCTCCAAGGCCTACGCCATGACCGGCTGGCGCATCGGCTACGCGGCCGGCCCCCGGGAGCTGATCCGCGCCATGACCAACGTCCAGAGCCAGGTCACTTCGAATCCCGCGTCGATCGCTCAGTGGGCGGCGGTGGAGGCGTTGACCGGGCCTCAGGACGACGTGGCCAGGATGGCCGCCGAGTTCGATCGACGGCGCCGGATCATCATCGCCGGGCTCAACGCGCTGCCCGGTGTCCGCTGCGTGATGCCCAAAGGGGCCTTCTACGCCTTTCCCAACGTCGCCGGGCTCCTGGGGCGGCGCACGGCCGCCGACAAGGGGCTGGCCTCCTCCCTCGACGTGGCCGAGTTTCTGCTCGAGCAGGGGCGCGTGGCCGTGGTGCCCGGCCTCGACTTCGGCTCGGACGCCCACATCCGCCTGTCGTACGCGACCAGCGCCGAACTGATCCGCGAAGGTTTGGCCCGGATGGACCGCGCCCTGCGCACGCTCGAGTAG
- the coaD gene encoding pantetheine-phosphate adenylyltransferase, with amino-acid sequence MAKRAVYPGMFDPIHNGHIDVIQRSLRIFDELIVAVVANPAKQPLFSGQERMEMIDEATAELKNNFRIVAFDGLLIDLVARERADCIVRGIRAVSDFEYEFQMALMNRKLSSTVETVFLMPHERYTYISSRLIKEVASYGAAVAGLVPPVVEKRLAEKFPPKASA; translated from the coding sequence GTGGCCAAGCGCGCCGTGTATCCGGGGATGTTCGATCCGATCCACAACGGCCACATCGATGTCATCCAGCGGAGCCTTCGCATTTTCGACGAGCTCATCGTCGCCGTGGTCGCCAATCCCGCCAAGCAGCCGCTCTTCTCCGGGCAGGAACGGATGGAGATGATCGACGAGGCCACCGCCGAGCTGAAGAACAACTTTCGGATCGTGGCCTTCGACGGGCTGCTCATCGACCTCGTGGCGCGCGAGCGGGCCGACTGCATCGTCCGGGGCATTCGCGCCGTCTCTGACTTCGAGTACGAGTTCCAGATGGCCCTGATGAACCGCAAGCTGTCCAGCACCGTGGAGACGGTGTTCCTGATGCCCCACGAGCGGTATACCTATATTTCCTCGCGGTTGATCAAGGAAGTGGCCAGCTACGGCGCCGCGGTGGCCGGGCTGGTTCCGCCGGTCGTCGAGAAGCGGCTGGCCGAGAAGTTCCCGCCCAAGGCCTCCGCCTGA
- the rsmD gene encoding 16S rRNA (guanine(966)-N(2))-methyltransferase RsmD — MKIVAGAFKGRRLVTPRGSTTRPTADQVRIALMDTLTPWLAGVRFLDLFAGAGAVGLEAVSRGAAQATLVEHDARAVDALRRNVATLGLASATRILPIDVRRALSRLERQQERFGVVFLDPPYESELASAVLKTLGAGRLLSPPAFVIVQHLTKRPPSAEVGVLRVLRARRFGETTLTFFRGPAYDAPSEPPPPGDL, encoded by the coding sequence ATGAAAATCGTCGCCGGCGCGTTCAAGGGACGCCGTCTGGTCACGCCGCGCGGGTCCACCACGCGCCCGACGGCCGATCAGGTGCGCATCGCGCTCATGGACACCTTGACGCCCTGGCTCGCCGGTGTCCGGTTCCTGGATCTGTTCGCCGGCGCCGGCGCGGTCGGGCTGGAGGCCGTGTCGCGCGGCGCCGCTCAGGCCACGCTCGTGGAGCACGACGCCAGGGCCGTGGACGCGCTCCGCCGGAACGTCGCCACCCTGGGACTGGCCTCGGCGACCCGGATCCTGCCTATCGACGTGCGTCGGGCGCTGAGCCGGCTGGAGCGCCAGCAGGAGCGCTTCGGTGTGGTGTTCCTGGATCCTCCCTACGAGTCGGAGCTGGCTTCGGCGGTCCTGAAGACGCTGGGGGCGGGCCGGCTCCTGTCGCCGCCGGCGTTCGTGATCGTCCAGCACCTCACCAAGCGGCCGCCGAGCGCCGAGGTCGGCGTGCTGCGCGTCCTGCGGGCGCGGCGATTCGGGGAGACAACCTTGACTTTCTTTCGGGGGCCAGCCTACGATGCCCCGTCCGAACCGCCGCCGCCGGGAGATCTTTAG
- the recG gene encoding ATP-dependent DNA helicase RecG — protein sequence MTQTSPAAAIATPLQYLKGVGPHRAALLARKGLHTVEDALFFVPLRHEDRTRLTLFQKLQPGQAQTCSGVIVGLSPPPPGRPGVPFRAVLRDDSGFVTASWFRAAYLGRVLKRGQRLVLHGRVGRFRGVITLQHPDFEIVDNDDEDRLHTGRLVPVYSTTEGLTQRPLRRLMSSLVERFVGDVPEILPEPVRRRRRLVSLPVAIRDGHFPETEEAQAAARRRLAFDDFLFLQLGLAILKSRAARARGIVMDPPGTLVARLRAALPWPLTGAQERVWEEIRRDMAAAAPMHRLLQGDVGSGKTVVAALGVLTAVEAGHQAAVMAPTEILAEQHFLTFRRLLEPLGIPTTLLTASVKARERADRGAEVAAGRIACVIGTHALVQEAVEFRRLGLAVVDEQHRFGVAQRARLKAKGEQPDLLVMTATPIPRTLALTLYGDLDVSVLDELPPGRRPVKTVARTETKRSEIYRFLREQVKGGRQVYVVYPLVEESEAVDLKAATDMARRLAREVFPDLSVGLLHGRLGFEEKEGIMRRFKAGEIHVLVSTTVIEVGIDVPNASVMLVEHAERFGLSQLHQLRGRVGRGPWKSYCILLHAGHLTDDAGRRIEAMVATQDGFRIAEVDLQLRGPGEFFGTRQSGLPQFRVADLLRDAPLLEEARREAQALVAVDPDLRNPEHRALREGLLARWRGKLALASVG from the coding sequence ATGACGCAAACATCGCCCGCGGCGGCTATCGCCACGCCGCTGCAGTATCTCAAAGGCGTAGGGCCGCATCGGGCAGCGCTGTTGGCCAGAAAAGGGCTCCACACCGTGGAAGACGCCCTGTTCTTCGTGCCCCTGCGCCACGAGGATCGCACGCGGCTCACCCTGTTCCAGAAGCTCCAGCCCGGACAGGCCCAGACCTGTTCCGGCGTGATCGTCGGACTGAGCCCCCCGCCACCCGGGCGCCCGGGGGTGCCCTTCCGAGCCGTCCTGCGTGATGACAGCGGCTTCGTCACGGCGAGCTGGTTCCGGGCGGCGTATCTGGGGCGGGTCCTCAAGCGCGGCCAGCGCCTGGTCCTGCACGGCCGCGTGGGCCGGTTCCGCGGCGTCATCACGCTCCAGCATCCCGACTTCGAGATCGTCGACAACGACGACGAGGACCGGCTGCACACGGGCCGCCTGGTTCCCGTGTACTCGACGACCGAGGGGCTCACCCAGCGCCCGCTGCGCCGGCTCATGAGCAGCCTGGTGGAGCGGTTCGTCGGGGACGTCCCGGAAATCCTTCCCGAGCCCGTGCGCCGGCGGCGACGGCTGGTGTCGTTGCCGGTCGCTATCCGCGATGGGCACTTCCCGGAGACCGAAGAGGCGCAGGCGGCGGCCCGGCGGCGCCTCGCCTTCGACGATTTCCTGTTTCTTCAGCTGGGGCTGGCCATTCTCAAGTCCCGTGCGGCGCGCGCGCGCGGCATCGTCATGGACCCGCCAGGAACCCTGGTGGCCCGGCTGCGGGCGGCCTTGCCGTGGCCGCTCACGGGCGCGCAGGAGCGCGTCTGGGAGGAGATCCGCCGCGACATGGCGGCGGCGGCACCCATGCACCGACTGCTGCAGGGCGATGTGGGGTCGGGCAAGACGGTCGTGGCCGCGCTCGGCGTGCTCACCGCCGTGGAGGCTGGACATCAGGCGGCCGTCATGGCCCCGACCGAGATCCTGGCCGAGCAGCACTTCCTGACGTTCCGGCGACTGCTCGAGCCCCTCGGCATTCCCACTACCTTGTTGACGGCATCGGTGAAGGCGCGTGAGCGCGCCGATCGCGGCGCCGAGGTGGCCGCCGGTCGCATCGCCTGCGTCATCGGCACTCACGCGCTCGTGCAGGAGGCCGTGGAGTTCCGCCGGCTGGGGCTGGCCGTGGTGGACGAGCAGCATCGCTTCGGGGTGGCCCAGCGCGCGCGGCTCAAGGCCAAGGGCGAGCAGCCGGACCTCCTGGTCATGACGGCGACCCCCATCCCGCGGACGCTGGCCCTGACCCTGTACGGGGACCTCGACGTGAGCGTGCTGGACGAGCTGCCCCCGGGTCGCCGGCCGGTGAAGACCGTCGCGCGGACGGAGACCAAGCGCAGCGAGATCTACCGGTTTCTGCGCGAGCAGGTGAAGGGGGGACGGCAGGTGTACGTCGTCTATCCCCTGGTCGAGGAGTCGGAGGCGGTCGACCTCAAGGCAGCCACGGACATGGCCCGCCGTCTGGCCCGCGAGGTCTTTCCCGATCTCAGCGTCGGCCTCCTGCACGGGCGCCTGGGCTTCGAGGAGAAAGAGGGGATCATGCGCCGGTTCAAGGCCGGCGAGATCCACGTGCTCGTCTCCACCACCGTCATCGAGGTGGGCATCGACGTGCCCAACGCGTCCGTCATGCTGGTGGAGCACGCCGAGCGCTTCGGGCTGTCCCAGCTCCATCAGCTACGCGGGCGCGTGGGGCGCGGGCCCTGGAAGTCCTACTGCATCCTGCTCCACGCCGGCCACCTTACCGACGACGCTGGCCGCCGGATCGAGGCCATGGTGGCCACCCAGGACGGCTTCCGTATCGCCGAAGTCGATCTGCAGCTTCGCGGGCCCGGCGAGTTCTTCGGCACCCGCCAGTCGGGCTTGCCCCAGTTCCGCGTCGCCGACCTGCTGCGGGACGCGCCGCTGCTCGAGGAGGCGCGACGCGAGGCCCAGGCTCTGGTGGCCGTCGACCCCGATTTGCGGAACCCGGAGCACCGCGCCCTGCGCGAAGGCTTGCTCGCCCGCTGGCGCGGCAAGCTCGCCCTGGCCTCGGTCGGCTGA
- the rpmB gene encoding 50S ribosomal protein L28, protein MAQRCDVCGKGPAVGNSVSHAHKLTRRRWLPNLISMRAMVAGKPQRVRVCTRCLKAGKVTKAI, encoded by the coding sequence ATGGCTCAGCGGTGCGACGTCTGCGGGAAAGGGCCCGCGGTCGGCAATAGCGTCAGCCACGCGCACAAGCTCACGCGGAGGCGCTGGCTGCCCAACCTTATTTCGATGCGGGCCATGGTCGCCGGCAAACCGCAGCGCGTTCGCGTGTGCACTCGCTGTCTCAAGGCGGGCAAGGTCACCAAAGCTATTTAA
- a CDS encoding type IV toxin-antitoxin system AbiEi family antitoxin, with translation MGNQTADLQVTFRLGEQEHRLVLEVCSLGQPRQIRAAVTRLSELRRELPSAYPMATAVYIGPQSARILKSNNLGYIDLSGNCYLALENVHIEKEGKRNIRPSTRPLRSLFAPRATRVVRVLLAEPGRAWKLEELARAAGVSLGHSHNVIKRLEELAWVEHDDRQRIRLAKPADLLENWGESYTYRENELSSYFVPARVTRTFMGEVARAATAAGQRYAFSLNAGLSLVAPHIRIPAVHCYLEGDPAPVAAALGLRPTTEGEGGLYLLTPYDPGVFHGALEKAGLKVVCLPQLYVDLLHYERRGAEQAEHLRREAMGY, from the coding sequence GTGGGCAACCAGACCGCGGACTTGCAGGTCACGTTCCGGCTCGGCGAGCAGGAGCACCGCCTGGTGCTTGAGGTCTGCTCCCTGGGGCAGCCCCGGCAGATCCGGGCTGCCGTCACGCGGCTGAGCGAGCTCCGCAGGGAGTTGCCCTCGGCCTATCCGATGGCTACCGCCGTGTACATCGGCCCGCAGAGCGCTCGCATCCTCAAGTCGAACAACCTCGGCTACATCGATCTGTCCGGCAACTGCTACCTCGCCCTGGAGAACGTCCATATCGAGAAGGAGGGCAAGCGGAACATCCGGCCGTCGACCCGCCCCCTCCGGTCGCTGTTCGCGCCGCGGGCGACCCGCGTGGTCCGTGTTCTTCTCGCCGAGCCCGGGCGCGCCTGGAAGCTGGAGGAGCTGGCCCGGGCCGCCGGGGTCAGCCTGGGCCACTCGCACAACGTCATCAAGCGCCTCGAGGAGCTGGCCTGGGTCGAGCACGACGATCGGCAGCGGATCCGGCTCGCCAAGCCCGCCGACCTGCTGGAGAACTGGGGCGAGTCCTACACCTATCGGGAGAACGAGCTCTCGTCCTACTTCGTGCCCGCGCGCGTCACCCGCACGTTCATGGGCGAGGTGGCCCGAGCCGCCACGGCGGCGGGCCAGCGCTACGCCTTTTCGCTCAATGCCGGGCTCTCCCTGGTGGCGCCGCACATCCGGATCCCGGCTGTGCATTGCTACCTGGAAGGTGATCCGGCCCCGGTGGCCGCGGCCCTGGGACTGCGGCCGACTACGGAGGGGGAGGGAGGGCTGTACCTGCTCACCCCCTACGATCCTGGCGTCTTCCACGGAGCGCTGGAGAAGGCCGGCCTCAAGGTCGTGTGCCTGCCCCAGCTCTACGTCGACCTCCTGCATTACGAGCGCAGGGGGGCGGAGCAGGCCGAGCATCTGCGCCGCGAAGCGATGGGCTACTGA
- a CDS encoding helix-turn-helix domain-containing protein, protein MLLLSDALAHFRYPQFCALARAAEVVGERWTMLVVRELLLGPRRFSDLRERLDGISASVLTERLARLESGGLVVRRALERPAPAVVYELSETGRGLQPAVSALLRWGARFLLPARPRERVEADWLRLALSACARREPTLERAFVLRIRDRRVEVLLSVVGGPGGTRVSDQIEPSGVTVVADPATLWALISGTLSARVAQRERRVELTGDAQALEALPALFEVG, encoded by the coding sequence GTGCTGCTACTCTCGGACGCATTGGCCCACTTCCGCTATCCGCAATTCTGCGCCCTGGCCCGGGCGGCCGAGGTCGTGGGCGAGCGCTGGACGATGCTCGTCGTCCGCGAGCTGCTGCTGGGGCCGCGGCGGTTCAGCGACCTGCGTGAGCGGCTGGACGGCATCAGCGCGAGCGTCCTGACCGAGCGCCTCGCCCGCCTGGAGTCCGGGGGCCTCGTTGTCCGGCGCGCCCTGGAGCGCCCGGCCCCGGCGGTCGTCTACGAGCTGTCCGAGACGGGACGCGGCCTGCAGCCCGCCGTGTCCGCGCTGCTGCGGTGGGGAGCGCGGTTCCTGCTGCCGGCTCGTCCCCGGGAGCGGGTGGAAGCCGACTGGCTGCGGCTGGCCTTGAGCGCGTGTGCGCGGCGGGAGCCGACCCTGGAGCGCGCATTTGTCCTGCGCATCCGGGACCGGCGCGTCGAGGTGCTCCTGAGCGTGGTCGGTGGGCCGGGCGGCACCCGCGTGAGCGACCAGATCGAACCGTCCGGCGTCACGGTCGTCGCCGACCCGGCGACGTTGTGGGCCCTGATCAGCGGGACCTTGAGCGCCCGGGTGGCCCAACGCGAGCGGCGGGTCGAGCTGACCGGCGACGCGCAGGCCCTGGAGGCGTTGCCCGCCCTGTTCGAGGTCGGCTAG